The Harmonia axyridis chromosome 3, icHarAxyr1.1, whole genome shotgun sequence nucleotide sequence TTTTATTAATCTACGTACCACACTAGTATATGCGAATCattagaaatataataaaagagtGACAGCTACAGTCAATGAAAGAAGCCAAATCAGCATGCGGTGAAGCGTGAAAtattttagccaatagaaacaaccaaatctaCACATTCTGGTTCCAGAGAAGATCCGCTAAATACTGGGGTTTacttgaaagtattgttaggcaataaataccTTGGCTCCTAATGAATTCTGGTAACTTAGAAAACCCTTGTGTAATGAAAACATTCTGGCttccttcaagtgactttggatatactatgaCAATTCATAAATTACATAAGTTTTAATCGTtccttgaaaatttaaaatttttaggaaagGTTCAGAAATAGATTGGCCAACTTATCCGCAACTGTATATAAATGGAGAACTCATCGGTGGATTAGATATTGTTAGAGGAATGATCGGTAGTAgggagttgaagaaaaaatagaatGTTGTGGTTATCTTCCTGATGACTGGACATAATTCAACTATGGCAGTCCGAACATTATTTGCCTGATAATTTTAGAACCAACATTTCACACTTCATGAATTTTCTAGTTTATCGCATCACCAGAACCAAattaaattcaagaagaatatcaaaaaaaattctatatttctGTACAACAAATCTGACCATGTCGACAATAAAACctagaacttgaaattttcagcttAAGTTCAGACCTCGATCTCTTAATGGGCAAAATTCGTAGTTCCGTAGAAAAAATATGGTCCTTCGAAATATTATTTTACTAGTATTTTCAAAACTTTAGATTCAACCAAGATAAAATTCTGCATATAGATGTAGAATCACAATTTCAAACCTTGTGCAAAATAACATGTTGATCGCATAACCAAAATTTTCTTGACATCAGAACCGATGGAGTTGATATTTTGTgtattgatatgaaataacaatgtGAAGCTCTGTGCAACAGTTCAAACATatatcagaatcatagaaaattcaagaagaatattgtaaAAGAGATATTTTCGTGATGACCTACAAATTCTATCaagttcagatttttttttcatatataaaGAATAACCATTCAAAACTAAAGTGTGGATAGCATAATTAGAACTatggaaaattcaagtagaatctcgaaaaattaggaaagcccTGATGTTaactcaggagcttttgagcgaaGTCATGCGTCAATTGCGCCCTCAGAAACCACAAGTACTTTTATACAGCTCTTCGGTCTTCAAGGTCTCAATTGGGGTAAGAATGAATGAGCGCTCTCTTCACGTTagtgattttttattttgtttttgtatttcATCAATTCATACTTTCACATTTGGTTGAACACTTATATTATCTAGGCACTTGTGGGGATTGTCCTATTCTTCTTCACGGAGTACCACAACTGTTTGTCTGTTTCTGATGACAAGTACCTTGCTGTTTATCCAACTTACAAGTTTGGGCAAGCCGTAGTAGGATATGAAGACAACACCCCACGCTATTACAACTCTCACGCTGATGCAGCATCCATTTATTCATCACGTGGAAGCGCAAGTTCGAATTATGAGAATTTTAAAGATCCGCAAACTCTACTGGCCGATGAGATAAATCGAGATGATGACTACAAAGGAAATAACTTTATTGGTAAGTAAATTGACTCCACACTGCCTTTTTTACAGATACTACCACGGAAGGTGTTCTGCCGCCATTGCCTCCATGATTCCTCCAGGGGCTCAATTTGATCAACGAACAAGGCAAGCCGATAATAGTCACCAGTTTGTCATGCATCTTTCTACAGCTAGGACATCGGTGTATCAGAAGGCTTTTCTTTACCGAACTGCAAGGCTATGGAATACCCTACCTCAAGATGTATTCCCCCTTGGTTACAACTTacagcagtttaagacacgcacaaaccgatttcttctaaattcatctcggggcgcttgaaagggcgttataagctcagtcttttcccgagagatgcgtgtaaaaaaaaaaaaaaccactaCTATTATTATTTACTGAATCAGGGTCGTTGCGGCTCTATTAGCCTTCCgagaactgcgaccaaattgatcttttgttctcacCATGTTCTTtatctattcatacaaacccaagtAGGTCGTCGATACTTTCAATGAAACCGACAACATACTTATGAGCTATAACCAGAACTATAACTTTCCCATATTAATGATTCTTAGGACAgtcactatgtgttcggctgtttctacctcctttccacagaacCTGCAAATCTCTGCTGCTGACTTACCAATgcagtacaaaaggtatttgcaccaacAGTGTCCTCGCAGTAGTCCcatcattacccgaagctcagttTATGGTAGCAACAAGAGCTTCCTGGTAAAGGTCGGTGAAAGCTTCACAAATTTTTTTGCCTGAGCAGCACCAGGGATTTTTCTCCAGgaggtttttctattgtcccactcccattgtttCTAAGGCTACAGAAAGACTCGGAACCAATAgctgttaaccttgatgcccttttctCAAGtttatcggctttttcgttttcttcaaTAACACAATGCCCTGGTatccatagtagagttacttcatTGCCTTTGGTGAGTTGATTTATGGTATTACGCCACTCCCATGTTAGCAAagacccctggctatatgattACAGGAACCTGAGCGTGATCTGGTTGTCCTTAATGTAAGtacgcgcccctttgaggtttctaTCGAGACACCCTTAAACGCATgtatagacagctagtgtctcggtttgcaagatagagggctcacttcccggGGATCTAGAGATACTCGTTTTAGGCCCATATACCCCAATACCTGTGCCTGTCTCTGATactctctctgattttgatctatCAGTAGTATACCATTTGAAGGACCTTTTAGTCAAGCGATTTACGAAGTTCATTGAGTGAGACGGTCATCAATGACCGTTTCAAAAAGTAGTTAGAAATCGAAGATAGTTAACATTACATCCGTTGGTTTTGCCAAGAGAATTGatattaattgattcaatatatGCCCATATGATACATTTCTTCACATGTAAACGTTTAAAGGAGGCAGATCAAGTATAGACTCAAGCGCTGCTGTGGGAGTTGTATAGCTCCTGATGTAACACCAATACAGGTCCGCCTTTGCAATTTATGTTCCACACTGATCTCTCTGTTTATTCTTTTTCCTCTATTTATGTAAGACAACTTTCATTCTGTTATTAATTCGTCTTTTGTCATATAAAAGATATTCCTATACTAAAGGTTCAAGTGAATgatatcaagaaaaatattcgaaatattaaGAGTTTTATGAGattcgtaaaaaaaatattcacccAAGTCACCTAATCTCCTTCTATAGATGATGGTATTTTATAATACATAACATAACTATAGATTGTAACTTGTCCCAAGTTActtacaaaaaaattcatcttcaTATGTACTTCAAAAAAGATCATCTTACCTTAGCAGCTTATGCTATAAATTATGTATTGAACGCATCATCCAACAATTACTACCTGTTGTATTATTCATAGTTGATATCTTGAAATACATTGTAGTATCAAATTTCCAATCGAAATAACGTGAAGGATCTCAATTGAATTAATGTATTTTAGGGAGCACATCGGGATTCAAACAATACAAAGCATCCACTAGTTTCAACTACAATGGACCACATCAACTGGAAACAATAGAAACACGTAGCTTCCACAAAAAAAGTGAACCATATTCCCTTCACGAATTCGATCACTCTCATCATGGAGAAGAAGAGCATGCGGAAATCCATTACCACCAGCACAAGCATTTGCATAAACACAGTCATAAACAGGAACACCATCATAAACACAAACAAGATCACAATCATCACCATGCACACCAGCACGAGGAAGAGGGAATGCACAAGCATGCACACAAACATGATCACAAACACAAACATAGTGGTGATCACCATCACAATCACGAAGCTATCCACAAGCACGAACACAAGCAGGATCACAAACACGATCATCATCACAGTAACAAACATGAACATAAGCATCATCACGACCACAAACATGATGCTTATCATAAACATGGTCATAAACACGACCACGATCACAAGCACAATCATCACCATGGTCACAAGCACAATCATCATCATGGGCACAAACATCATGATGATCATAAACATAAGCACGGTCATAAGCATCATCATGGGCATAAGCATGATCACAAACATTATAAACATTACTGAATTGTGTGTATATTATCCTATTTTATTGTGATTGTTACCGATTtgcctatatatatatatataat carries:
- the LOC123675259 gene encoding histidine-rich glycoprotein-like, producing MAAWALVGIVLFFFTEYHNCLSVSDDKYLAVYPTYKFGQAVVGYEDNTPRYYNSHADAASIYSSRGSASSNYENFKDPQTLLADEINRDDDYKGNNFIGSTSGFKQYKASTSFNYNGPHQLETIETRSFHKKSEPYSLHEFDHSHHGEEEHAEIHYHQHKHLHKHSHKQEHHHKHKQDHNHHHAHQHEEEGMHKHAHKHDHKHKHSGDHHHNHEAIHKHEHKQDHKHDHHHSNKHEHKHHHDHKHDAYHKHGHKHDHDHKHNHHHGHKHNHHHGHKHHDDHKHKHGHKHHHGHKHDHKHYKHY